CGCTGGCCCGCGGCGACATGCCGGCCCAGCCAGCCGGCGATGCTGTCCTGCGGCACGCCGACATACTCCCAGTCCGCCGCCGCGACCTGCTCGCGCACCTGCAGCGTGTAGCGGCCGTCGGTGAACACCGCCGCGCGATCGGGCAGCACCGCCGCGCTCCCCGCCGATCCCTCGAACCCCGTCAGCCAGGCGAGCCGCTGCGCATAGCCGCCGACATATTCGCTCATATGTTCGTCGGTCAGCGGCACGACGAACCCGTCGAGTCCCTGGTCGGTCAGTTGGCGGCGGAAGGCGACGAGGCGGGCGTGATGATCGGTCATGGCGCCTGTCTATCCCTGCCATCCGACACGCGCCACTGCCGCAATTGTCAGACGATTTTGACGGCCTATAGTCCGCTGCGGAAGAGGAGCGGCGACGATGCGCGAATACGACCGGCGGGCGATGATGGGCGCGATGGCGGCGGGGGGCGCTGCAGCCTTGCTGCCGCGCGGCGCGGCTGCGGCCGCGCCGGCGGACGCGTTCATGCCGGGGGCGCTCTGGCCCGACAACCATGGCGTTCACATCAACGCGCACGGCGGCGGGCTGCTGCGCGACGGCGACCGGTGGTGGTGGTTCGGCGAGCACAAGACCGCGGGCGAGGGCGGCAACGTCGCCAATGTCGGCGTCCACGCCTATAGTTCGGCAGACCTCGTCAACTGGCGCGACGAGGGCATCGCGCTCGCCGTGTCGGACGATCCGCAAAGCCCGATCGCGAAGGGCTGCATCCTCGAACGGCCCAAGGTCGTCCGCAACCCGCGCACCGACACCTACGTCATGTGGTTTCACCTGGAACTCAAGGGCCGCGGCTATGGCGCGGCGCAGGCGGGCGTCGCGGTCGCGGACCGGATCGGCGGCCCCTATCGCTTCCTGCGCGCCGGCCGCGTCAACCCCGGCGTCTGGCCCGCCAATGCGACCGCGGCGGACAAGACGCCCGGCACGACGCTCGCCCGCGATGTCGCCGGCGGCCAGATGGCGCGCGACATGACCATCTTCGTCGACGGCACCACCGCGTGGCACGTCTACGCCTCCGAGGAGAATGCGACGCTGCAGATCGCGCGGCTGTCGCCCGACTGGCAAAGCCACGACGGCTATTACGTCCGCGCGCTGCCCGACGGCGGCAACGAGGCGCCCGCGCTCTTCAAGGCGAAGGGGCGCTATTACATGTTCGCCTCCGGCCTCACCGGCTGGCGGCCCAATCCGGGGCGCGTCTACGTCGCCGATCGCGCGACGGGGCCGTGGCGCTCGCTCGGCAATCCGGTACGCGGCACGCCGGAACAGGCGGCGACGACGTTCGGCGGGCAGAGCACCTTCGTCCTGCCGCTGCCGCCGGCCTACCCCGGCGGCGATCCGCGCTTCGTGTTCATGGCCGATATCTGGCGTCCGAAGAACGCGATCGACGGCCGCTACGTCTGGCTGCCCGTCGACTGGGAGGGCGATACGCCGGTGCTGCACTGGCGCGACCGCTGGACGCTGGCGGACGGGTGGCGCTGAGCCACCGCTGGACACCCTACTGGACAGGGCACGCGCGCCTGTGCTCCCATGGTCCGACCATATGGGGGAAGCGATGCGGGCGATACGGACGATGGCGGCGGCTGGACTGCTGCTTGCAGGCACGCCTGCCGCGGCGCAGGTCGCCGACCCGCTCGAACAGACGACCGATCCCGCCGACCGCGCGGTGATGGCGGAGGCCGCCGACG
This portion of the Sphingomonas sp. FARSPH genome encodes:
- a CDS encoding glycoside hydrolase family 43 protein — translated: MREYDRRAMMGAMAAGGAAALLPRGAAAAAPADAFMPGALWPDNHGVHINAHGGGLLRDGDRWWWFGEHKTAGEGGNVANVGVHAYSSADLVNWRDEGIALAVSDDPQSPIAKGCILERPKVVRNPRTDTYVMWFHLELKGRGYGAAQAGVAVADRIGGPYRFLRAGRVNPGVWPANATAADKTPGTTLARDVAGGQMARDMTIFVDGTTAWHVYASEENATLQIARLSPDWQSHDGYYVRALPDGGNEAPALFKAKGRYYMFASGLTGWRPNPGRVYVADRATGPWRSLGNPVRGTPEQAATTFGGQSTFVLPLPPAYPGGDPRFVFMADIWRPKNAIDGRYVWLPVDWEGDTPVLHWRDRWTLADGWR